In Phormidium yuhuli AB48, one genomic interval encodes:
- the fmt gene encoding methionyl-tRNA formyltransferase yields MNLIFLGTPQFAVPSLKTLIEHPEFHVSAVVTQPDKRRGRGKTLIPSPVKTVAVEAGIPVWQPQKIKKDVETLDKLRQSQADCFLVVAYGQILSQEILDMPRLGCINGHGSLLPKYRGAAPIQWCLYHGESQTGMTTMQMDVGMDTGAMLLKSSRDIQLLDNAWDVAASLAEDCGALLVQTLQGLDAGTLQATPQDDEAATYARLIQKSDYELDWTRPAIALHNQVRGFYPNAVTQFRGQSLKVKATIPLGERYYDQLPDPLVSQLRSSLNPESGEPGQVVQILKNVGPVVQTGEGLLLLQEVQLAGKKTQSGWDFANGTRLEPGPL; encoded by the coding sequence ATGAACCTCATCTTCCTGGGAACCCCCCAATTCGCCGTCCCCAGCCTCAAAACCCTAATCGAGCATCCTGAGTTTCATGTCTCAGCGGTAGTCACCCAACCCGACAAACGCCGGGGACGGGGCAAAACCCTAATTCCCTCCCCCGTTAAAACCGTCGCTGTTGAGGCAGGGATTCCCGTTTGGCAACCGCAAAAGATTAAGAAAGATGTTGAAACCCTTGACAAATTGCGACAGAGTCAAGCGGATTGTTTCCTTGTTGTGGCTTATGGACAAATTCTCTCCCAAGAGATTTTAGATATGCCCCGGCTCGGCTGTATTAATGGTCATGGTTCCCTCTTACCCAAATATCGAGGAGCTGCCCCCATTCAATGGTGTTTGTACCATGGAGAATCTCAAACCGGCATGACCACCATGCAGATGGATGTGGGGATGGATACGGGGGCAATGTTACTGAAGTCCTCTCGGGATATTCAGCTACTGGATAATGCCTGGGATGTGGCCGCCAGTTTGGCTGAAGACTGTGGGGCCCTGCTAGTCCAAACCCTACAGGGATTAGACGCAGGAACTCTCCAGGCTACCCCTCAAGATGATGAAGCGGCCACCTATGCACGACTGATTCAGAAGTCGGATTATGAGTTGGATTGGACACGGCCGGCGATCGCCCTCCATAATCAGGTGCGTGGCTTTTACCCCAACGCCGTCACTCAGTTTCGAGGACAATCTCTAAAAGTGAAAGCCACAATTCCGCTGGGAGAGCGGTATTATGACCAACTTCCAGACCCCTTAGTCAGTCAATTACGCTCCTCCCTCAACCCCGAGTCGGGAGAACCGGGGCAGGTGGTGCAAATTCTCAAAAACGTGGGACCCGTCGTGCAAACGGGAGAGGGGCTTTTGTTACTTCAGGAGGTCCAACTCGCGGGCAAGAAAACCCAGTCAGGCTGGGATTTCGCCAACGGAACTCGCTTAGAACCTGGACCCCTTTAA
- a CDS encoding OmpA family protein, with amino-acid sequence MQLQQAIIQLQDDITQLNRQLAELTPEDSPEDDEDGVDFEAQKAELQSQITLVSSRLSQLQSLVEPPPATVPPRLTPGMPLRLTLPSDVLFSDSGEVLDPTRATILDRLLDELQTLEGATVYIGGYLDASDDFEASLDRTFEQAQQVQQYLASNTDTPLRWVSIGHGSSRFAARNNSPANRQRNRRIEIRVKP; translated from the coding sequence ATGCAACTGCAACAGGCCATTATTCAGTTACAAGACGACATCACCCAGCTCAATCGTCAACTGGCCGAGTTAACCCCCGAGGACTCCCCCGAAGACGACGAGGACGGCGTAGATTTCGAGGCCCAAAAAGCGGAACTCCAATCACAAATCACCCTCGTCTCCAGTCGCCTAAGCCAGCTTCAATCCCTCGTCGAACCGCCCCCAGCCACCGTCCCCCCCCGTCTAACCCCAGGAATGCCCCTGCGTCTAACCCTACCGAGTGACGTATTATTCTCCGACAGTGGCGAAGTCCTCGATCCCACCCGAGCCACCATCCTCGATCGCCTCCTCGACGAACTACAAACCCTAGAAGGGGCAACCGTATATATTGGTGGCTATCTCGACGCCAGCGACGATTTCGAGGCCAGCCTCGATCGCACCTTTGAACAAGCCCAACAAGTGCAACAATACCTAGCCAGCAACACCGACACCCCCCTACGCTGGGTCAGCATCGGTCACGGTTCCAGTCGTTTCGCCGCCAGGAACAACAGTCCCGCCAACCGCCAACGCAACCGCCGCATCGAAATCCGAGTCAAACCCTAA
- a CDS encoding DUF4335 domain-containing protein, translating to MVVRRKYSLPGCTLIVEGLDDPNGSSGSNGSARSPLSVLVSAECHVVGKPDALSGGQEFLDELTAAISDYTQSFLGMGKVAVESPKSWVTLTPLEGGLHRLNLRSPESGTDPLQLDLTTLQLFDVVDVVDQLLSDRQTLPDRHLKLLPRNRRQAKNEEPVAQRAAPLALGLSSLVVAALALSPLPVPEVDPPRDGVVESEEVSDNGPNATGVPPGGNDGEGNLDGAELATVPTIDDPNLLGALRYKLFYDIDQAWTTSPTFENDLVYRVSVGEDGAIVGYRPEGDRAGDFQEEIPLSDLLYLPVAGGTAEVESLAEFRVVFRPNGVLQVSPWDGYPSPPGAIPRITDVATIDRLIFDVRDALYDQWEEIPVFDRNLDYRLAVTEDGTITQYEPLSAAASSYFAELPIGPLYDPAAGVEIQEDRVTLVPVAEFRVVFTPGGTIQIGPWDGRR from the coding sequence ATGGTTGTACGGCGCAAGTATAGTTTACCGGGATGTACCCTGATTGTAGAGGGATTGGATGACCCCAATGGGTCCTCAGGGTCTAATGGATCGGCGCGATCGCCCTTGTCGGTGTTGGTGAGCGCGGAATGTCATGTTGTGGGCAAACCCGATGCCCTCAGCGGCGGCCAGGAGTTTCTCGATGAGTTAACGGCGGCCATCAGTGACTACACCCAAAGTTTTTTGGGCATGGGGAAAGTGGCGGTGGAATCTCCGAAATCCTGGGTCACCCTAACCCCCTTGGAAGGCGGACTGCATCGGCTGAATCTGCGATCGCCCGAAAGCGGCACAGACCCCTTACAACTGGATTTAACCACCCTGCAACTGTTTGATGTGGTGGATGTGGTGGATCAGCTCTTGAGCGATCGCCAGACTCTCCCCGATCGCCATCTCAAGCTTCTGCCAAGAAACCGTCGCCAAGCCAAAAACGAGGAACCGGTCGCCCAACGGGCCGCTCCCCTAGCCCTGGGCTTATCCAGTCTCGTGGTCGCCGCGTTAGCCCTGTCCCCCTTACCCGTTCCTGAAGTTGACCCCCCCCGGGACGGTGTAGTCGAGTCAGAAGAGGTCAGTGATAATGGCCCCAACGCAACAGGTGTCCCTCCCGGGGGCAACGATGGCGAGGGGAATCTCGATGGGGCTGAATTAGCTACCGTCCCCACCATTGACGACCCCAACCTCTTAGGGGCCTTACGCTATAAGCTCTTTTATGACATAGACCAGGCTTGGACCACATCACCGACCTTTGAAAACGACCTAGTCTATCGGGTAAGTGTTGGGGAAGATGGAGCAATTGTCGGCTATCGGCCCGAGGGCGATCGCGCCGGGGACTTCCAGGAGGAGATTCCCCTATCGGACTTGTTATACCTCCCCGTGGCCGGAGGGACGGCTGAGGTGGAATCCCTAGCTGAGTTTCGAGTCGTCTTTCGACCCAATGGCGTGCTGCAAGTTAGTCCTTGGGATGGCTATCCCAGTCCCCCCGGAGCCATTCCCCGCATTACCGATGTAGCCACCATTGATCGACTCATTTTTGACGTGCGGGATGCCCTTTATGATCAATGGGAGGAGATCCCTGTCTTTGATCGCAACTTAGACTATCGTCTCGCCGTCACCGAAGATGGCACCATCACCCAATATGAACCCCTCTCCGCTGCGGCCTCAAGCTATTTCGCAGAACTGCCCATTGGCCCCCTCTACGATCCAGCCGCCGGCGTTGAGATTCAAGAGGATCGGGTTACCCTAGTTCCCGTTGCTGAGTTTCGAGTGGTCTTTACCCCAGGAGGAACTATCCAAATTGGCCCCTGGGATGGACGACGTTAA
- a CDS encoding DUF3038 domain-containing protein, whose translation MVSNPLETHDSTLLLRQQQLPDMPVTHHGCSRRTRVQLDLMLLAIEALDLSGSEKILSLARQLELNSVLSDRVTVWRIRNTNPLRRASRRRPLSQEEAKVLTIIICYLARSMTIPLRQLNKEAQQLREQHLPLDKNPQLAFYLSRFRAHFRSRMNPRRSAVMVYDTDEKLDNLAVELLEKLLFCTGTAGLTRFWVSLFDGEI comes from the coding sequence ATGGTCTCCAATCCTCTCGAAACACACGATTCCACTCTACTGCTGCGACAACAGCAATTGCCGGATATGCCAGTCACTCATCATGGCTGTTCTCGGCGTACTCGTGTCCAACTGGATTTGATGTTGTTGGCGATTGAAGCGCTGGATTTGAGCGGTTCTGAGAAAATTCTCAGTTTGGCTCGCCAGTTGGAACTCAATTCCGTGTTGAGCGATCGCGTCACCGTCTGGCGTATCCGTAACACGAACCCCCTACGGCGGGCCAGTCGTCGCCGTCCCCTCTCCCAAGAGGAGGCCAAGGTCTTAACGATTATCATCTGCTACCTGGCCCGCTCCATGACTATCCCATTGCGGCAGCTGAATAAAGAGGCCCAGCAACTGCGGGAACAACATCTCCCCCTAGATAAAAACCCTCAGTTAGCCTTTTATCTCTCCCGCTTCCGGGCCCACTTCCGCAGCCGTATGAATCCTCGACGCTCGGCGGTGATGGTTTACGACACGGACGAAAAACTCGATAATCTGGCCGTTGAGTTGTTAGAAAAGCTACTATTTTGTACTGGAACCGCTGGCTTAACTCGGTTTTGGGTGAGTTTGTTTGATGGAGAAATCTGA
- a CDS encoding adenine phosphoribosyltransferase: protein MDLQALIRDVPDFPKPGILFRDITTLLANPEGLKIALDRLVEQCTPLQPDIIIGMESRGFLFGVHLAYQLGAGFVPVRKPGKLPRAVHTVEYELEYGSDRLEIHQDAIPEGARVLIVDDLIATGGTAKATAQLVQQSAGELIGFAFVIELNALAGREQLPQVPIVTLVQY, encoded by the coding sequence ATGGATTTACAAGCTCTCATCCGCGACGTTCCTGACTTTCCCAAACCGGGAATTCTCTTCCGAGACATCACCACCCTGCTGGCCAATCCCGAGGGACTCAAGATTGCCCTTGATCGCCTGGTTGAACAATGCACTCCCCTCCAGCCCGATATTATCATTGGCATGGAGTCCCGTGGCTTTCTTTTTGGTGTGCATCTAGCCTACCAACTCGGGGCCGGCTTTGTCCCCGTGCGGAAACCGGGAAAACTGCCTCGGGCCGTTCATACTGTGGAGTATGAACTGGAATATGGGAGCGATCGCCTAGAAATCCATCAAGATGCCATTCCCGAAGGCGCACGAGTTCTGATTGTCGATGATCTTATCGCCACTGGGGGAACCGCCAAAGCCACTGCCCAACTGGTGCAACAGTCAGCCGGAGAACTGATTGGCTTTGCCTTTGTCATCGAACTCAACGCCTTAGCTGGGCGGGAGCAGTTACCTCAGGTTCCCATTGTGACCTTAGTTCAGTATTAA
- a CDS encoding ABC transporter permease has product MASPQSTSSKSQPPLTQRLLRLFENDTLLYILQRLGQGLLTLFFASILCFAVMQLAPGDFLDTYSQNPTVSQEMLDDLRRQYGLDQPPVTQYFLWLTSIVTRGDFGWSLMFQQNVTTLISSRVANTLLLSIFSLIITWSIAIPLGIVAAVRQNSTLDRVLRVVSYGGQGFPSFITALLLLILAQNLTPLVPVGNMTSVFHEDLSPVGKMLDILWHAFLPTLALSITSFAGLQRLMRGQLLDVLRQDYIRTARAKGLPENKVIYVHALRNAINPLVTLLGFEFAALLSGSFIAEFFFNWPGLGKLILDALRAQDPYVVMAGLMMGATMLIVGNLLADLLLKAVDPRIQLTDSK; this is encoded by the coding sequence ATGGCTTCCCCTCAATCCACCTCCAGCAAATCCCAGCCTCCCCTAACTCAGCGTCTGCTGCGGCTGTTTGAGAATGATACGTTACTCTACATTCTGCAACGATTGGGGCAAGGACTCTTAACCTTGTTTTTTGCCTCAATTTTATGTTTTGCCGTGATGCAATTAGCCCCTGGGGATTTTCTGGATACCTACAGCCAGAATCCCACGGTTTCCCAGGAGATGCTCGATGATTTGAGGCGACAGTATGGTTTGGATCAACCGCCGGTGACGCAATATTTCCTCTGGTTAACCTCCATTGTGACCCGAGGAGACTTTGGCTGGAGTCTGATGTTTCAGCAAAATGTCACGACGCTCATCAGCAGTCGGGTGGCGAATACCTTACTTCTCTCGATTTTTTCATTGATTATCACCTGGAGTATTGCCATCCCTTTGGGAATTGTGGCCGCCGTGCGCCAAAACAGCACCCTAGACCGAGTGTTACGAGTGGTCAGTTATGGCGGACAGGGGTTTCCCAGTTTCATCACGGCCTTGTTGCTGCTGATTTTGGCTCAGAACTTAACGCCTTTGGTTCCTGTGGGGAATATGACCAGCGTTTTTCATGAGGATTTATCGCCTGTGGGCAAAATGTTGGATATTCTCTGGCACGCTTTCTTACCCACATTAGCTCTGAGTATTACCAGTTTTGCTGGATTACAGCGGTTGATGCGAGGGCAGCTATTAGATGTCTTACGACAGGATTATATCCGCACTGCCCGCGCCAAAGGGTTACCGGAAAATAAGGTCATTTATGTTCATGCCTTACGCAATGCCATTAACCCCCTAGTTACTCTGTTGGGGTTTGAATTTGCTGCCCTATTGAGTGGCTCATTTATTGCTGAATTTTTCTTTAATTGGCCGGGCTTGGGTAAACTGATTTTGGATGCGTTACGGGCCCAAGACCCCTATGTGGTGATGGCGGGGTTGATGATGGGGGCAACCATGCTCATTGTCGGGAACTTGCTGGCTGACCTATTACTCAAAGCCGTTGACCCTCGGATTCAATTAACCGATAGTAAGTAA
- a CDS encoding AAA family ATPase encodes MKIESILIDKFKRFDELFISFKNQTLAEVSNRFLILGDNGTGKTTILQAIALPLALATKTISDLNEFSWSGFLASRYYQWGIPTLELEVSLSSQEIESTQHIAQLWYDSFPPKFRPPNFVLPGDSKQLKINLYGEYWRVGEDNSLEERSQLLGRYYARNLVKIARQDPSVWQYFSLSDFAKLPGVFWFDQFRNLSYPPKLNDQDLAEPNAQNSLPKTGVSQYREYLLNWFERQNNQTELDHPQNYLMVLEKLYQAIFTSRSIQGAEPLLQSGDSRDNQNFFLFSDGKKSYDIAEMSAGEQSVLPIFYTMVRQHIANSVVLIDEIDLNLHPPLAQTLTSQLLKLSDNCQFIITTHSDAVNDIVGEDDTYRLPGGSLCL; translated from the coding sequence ATGAAAATCGAATCAATTTTGATTGATAAATTCAAACGGTTTGATGAGTTGTTTATCTCCTTTAAAAATCAAACGTTAGCAGAAGTGAGCAATCGCTTCCTAATTTTAGGGGATAACGGGACTGGCAAAACCACAATCTTGCAAGCGATCGCTCTTCCCCTTGCGCTTGCCACTAAAACGATTTCAGATTTAAATGAGTTTTCTTGGAGTGGTTTCTTAGCCAGCCGGTATTATCAATGGGGTATCCCAACCTTAGAACTAGAAGTGTCTTTATCTTCCCAGGAAATCGAATCAACACAGCACATCGCTCAGCTTTGGTATGATTCATTTCCGCCAAAATTTCGCCCCCCTAATTTTGTGCTGCCGGGTGATTCCAAACAGTTAAAAATCAACCTTTATGGGGAGTATTGGCGTGTGGGTGAAGACAATAGCTTAGAAGAACGTTCTCAACTTTTGGGTCGATACTATGCTCGTAATCTTGTTAAAATAGCACGACAAGATCCATCAGTTTGGCAGTATTTTTCCCTGTCTGATTTTGCTAAACTGCCCGGGGTATTTTGGTTTGACCAATTCCGTAATCTATCATACCCTCCAAAACTTAACGATCAGGATTTAGCAGAACCAAATGCTCAGAACAGTTTACCTAAAACGGGGGTATCTCAGTATCGAGAGTATTTACTAAACTGGTTTGAACGGCAAAATAATCAGACGGAACTAGACCATCCTCAAAATTATTTAATGGTATTAGAGAAGCTTTATCAAGCTATTTTTACCAGTCGCTCGATTCAAGGTGCGGAGCCATTACTACAGTCAGGAGATTCTCGTGATAATCAGAACTTTTTTCTATTTAGTGATGGCAAAAAGAGCTACGATATAGCAGAGATGTCTGCGGGAGAACAATCCGTTTTGCCAATCTTTTACACAATGGTTAGACAGCACATTGCCAACTCCGTTGTCTTGATTGATGAAATCGATCTAAATCTACATCCTCCCCTAGCTCAAACTCTCACCAGTCAACTTCTTAAGCTTTCCGATAACTGCCAATTCATTATTACAACTCACTCTGATGCCGTGAATGATATTGTGGGCGAAGATGATACCTATCGCCTCCCTGGAGGGTCTTTATGCCTGTAG
- the egtD gene encoding L-histidine N(alpha)-methyltransferase has protein sequence MSFSQSTHPQPHPQTTRLTVTHLLETTPNPSQAGADVRHGLQQIPKTLPAKYFYDDRGSQLFEQICDLPEYYPTRTETSILHTAAPEIVALTGNSELVELGSGSSRKTRLLLDAYSQSLPDKTASLIYRAIDVSGGILQQSAQRLLQDYPQLQVQGLVGTYEEALDHLPPTEADSRLLLFLGSTLGNLKPQACQQFLERVSQALHPGEYFLLGVDLVKPKPILEAAYNDAQGVTAEFNLNMLAHLNRRFEGNFNLKQFEHWAFFNEKESQIEMHLRSTVPQSATLRQLDLTVDLAAGETIQTEISRKFKPSEIIETLKGVKLETRHTWQDPQNRFAVLLSRRCP, from the coding sequence ATGTCCTTCTCCCAATCCACCCATCCTCAGCCCCATCCCCAGACCACCCGCCTCACCGTCACTCACCTTTTGGAAACCACCCCTAACCCCTCTCAAGCCGGGGCCGATGTGCGTCACGGCTTGCAACAGATTCCCAAAACCCTGCCCGCTAAATACTTTTACGACGATCGCGGTTCCCAACTGTTTGAGCAAATCTGCGATCTCCCCGAATACTACCCCACCCGCACCGAAACTAGTATTCTACACACCGCCGCCCCAGAAATCGTCGCCCTCACCGGAAACAGCGAACTGGTGGAACTCGGGAGTGGGAGTTCTCGTAAAACTCGCCTACTCCTTGACGCCTATTCTCAATCCCTTCCAGATAAGACAGCGTCCCTCATTTATCGTGCCATTGATGTCAGTGGTGGCATTTTGCAACAGAGCGCTCAACGGCTACTCCAAGATTACCCTCAACTCCAGGTTCAAGGTCTCGTGGGAACCTATGAAGAGGCTCTCGATCACCTCCCCCCCACAGAAGCCGACAGCCGCCTATTGCTGTTTCTCGGCAGTACCCTCGGCAACCTCAAACCCCAAGCCTGTCAGCAATTTCTAGAACGTGTTAGCCAGGCCCTCCATCCCGGTGAGTATTTTCTCTTAGGGGTTGACTTGGTGAAGCCTAAACCCATCTTGGAAGCCGCCTACAACGATGCTCAAGGGGTGACTGCTGAGTTTAACCTCAATATGTTGGCTCATCTCAATCGACGCTTTGAGGGCAACTTTAATCTGAAACAGTTTGAACATTGGGCCTTTTTTAACGAAAAAGAGTCCCAAATCGAAATGCACCTGCGCAGTACAGTCCCACAATCGGCTACCCTACGCCAGTTGGATTTAACTGTAGACTTAGCCGCCGGGGAGACGATTCAAACGGAGATTTCCCGTAAATTTAAACCATCTGAAATTATTGAAACCCTTAAGGGGGTTAAGCTTGAGACACGGCATACCTGGCAAGACCCTCAAAACAGGTTTGCGGTTTTGTTAAGCCGCCGTTGTCCGTAA